The genomic window GACATCGAAAAGTCGTCTCCCGCTAGATGACGTTCATCCTAACGGGGCTGATAAccgttagaacaacaacaacatacaactaaaataagatatttatttatttatacaacgcttacataataattaattattatataaactaAAGCAGACGCAGCGCTAGCAGCAGAGGCTTTCGGCTGGCTGGTTGGGTCAGATACGACGGAGTAGGTCAGTGTCCTttagaaatttgcaatttttgctaatattttctTGTGTGGCGTCCATTAACAATAGGAGAGGGTCCTTGTTGTCGAAATGATGAAGTCTTTGAGAAGCAAGTTCTGGGCAGGATACCAGTAGGTGTTGCACGCTGACTGTTGCTTGACAGAAGGGGCAGGTGTTGGATCtaatgccctgtaataagtacGCGTTGGTAATTATAGTGTGCCCAATTCGGAGACGTGTGTAGGGGGTGTTGTGTATACAGGTTTTGTTCGGTTGGGGTTAATGTCCGAATAATGGTGATTATAAACCGCCCATTCACGTAATAACTTTGTTTGCCTCTGACTATGAATTAGTCGGTATATGTCGCTAGGTAGGATGACTTCGGATGTGATTGTTGGTGTGATGGAAATATCTTTGGCGATGGTATCTGCAAGTGTGTTGCCCTTTATGCCGGAGTGTCCAGGTATCCAAATGATTTTGATCTTGCGCGGAAGGGAAATAagtgtgttttttatatttttgatgattttgccTGATTTGTTGTGGTTTTGTATAGCTTGGAAACATGACATACTATCGGTGCATATTATTTGTTTACCCTTGTTTTTGGCAGAGTATTGAACAGCGTGGAATATAGCGGTTGCTTCGGCGGTGAAAATAGAGCAGAATGAAAGGAGGCCGTACGCGACAACTTCTTGATTTTCCTTTACCACAGCATAGGAGGTGTGTGAGGCCTTCGATCCATCCGTGAAAATCAATTGCCAGCCGTTGGATTTATAATGTGCGATTGTTTCGGAAAACTTGGCTTTATAAACGGTGTTTGGTGTGCTATCTTTCCGCAAGGAGGCTAGGTCATTAATGAAGGATGTTTTGCTGCCCGCCCAGGGGGGGGTGATGAGTGTACCGCGGAATGTGCTGCTTAATCGGCAGTTCAACCTGATTCGCGAATAAGGAGCAGGTGTGTATTGAAGAGGGTTGTTTAGGAGTGGATACCCGTGAAGCGGCAGATTGGAAGTCTTTGTAGATAAGAGGATTGGGGCTTAGAGTGGGCTTTGAATAGAGCCTGAATATTTTGTCTTCCATGTTGTCGTGAAGAGCCGGCAAACCCGATTCGAccagaatattttttatgggtGACGTTGGAAATGCGCGTATGGATCTTCGCACTGCGGCGTGGTAGGGAGCAGCGATCATCTTTAAGTTTTGTTTAGCGTGTAATCCATAGATTTCTATGCCGTAGTTGATGGTTGATAAGATGAGGGCGTTTGTCCCGTTAATCAACAGAGCCGAATTAATTAGCGAGCGTTTGCTTGATAAGTACTTAATAATGTTTAACTTTACATAGAGTCTATCCTTAACGTATTTACAGTGCCGTTTATGTTCCACTGTAATAATGGTAacatttgttatataatatgtgtgtttgtatatgaaTTAAAGGGTTAGTATAgggatatttatatttatgactTATCTCTGTTGGTTGACTTGTGTGACGGTAATgttgttttatatgtatttggtgTTATGAGGACGTTAAGATCGGGGAATTTTGCGTGTAATTGGCTGAAAAGTGACATCTCGGTATCACTGATAATTGGGCTGTGGTATGTAGGGGTGGGTGGGCTGGAATATTTTTCTGCATTTCTACTTGTAGTCGCTATTTCTGGTGTACTGACGTTAATTGCTGTTTGTTGTCTTACTGGGGATGTTGTCATGCTGTTTTTCTGCTGAGGTTTAGATATGGTTGAAGTTGTTTGTGTGATTGATTTAGTATGACATGTTTTCTTGGATGCTTCTTCTACATGAGGTTTGTTGGCTGGAGTTGTTTGCAAGTCGTGTGCTGTGTTTACAGTTGTTGGTTCGGTCATTATACTGCTGGTGTTTTTTACAATTTGTGCGAAGGACGACgcccttgtttttttttgagggAGTTGCATTTGATGTGTTTTGGGGTCGCTGTTGAAGATTTTCCATGCATCTCTAATTGTGCATCGGcgctctatttttattttatttactgacTTGTGTTTAAGGAAAGTGGGACAGCTAGGGTCGTTGGATGGATGGGTTTCAATTTGGCAGTTTATGCAGAATGTTCTTGGGCATGGATTATGTGGCGGAGAGGTTGCACACTGGCTGCATAGCTCAATATTTCGACATCTATTTTTGGTATGACTGAGTCTTTGACAGGTTTTGCACCGCATCGGATTTGGGATAAATTCTTGCGCACGAACCCTTTCCCATCCTAATTTAAGGATTTCTGGTCTACGGATTAGGTCGAATGTCACAATTTCAGCACCGGTAGAGATTAGTGCGTCACCATCTTTACGCATGATTTTTTTGACTTCGATCACTTTTTGGTTTCCTAGCTCTTCTACTAATTCTTCTTCGGAGAGATTGATTAGGTTTCTGGAAAATATTCTGCCTTGCGTGGTGTTAAGACCTTTGTGAGAGGTAATTTTGACAGGTATAATGCCTATGTGATTTGCTTTAATATACTTTTCGGCCGATTTCGCATTTTCGACTTTTAGGAGGAGGTCACCGGATCTTAATTCCGTTACAACGGTGTTATCGCCGCAAATGTGTTTTAAACCCCTTTCGATTTGAAAGAATTATATGATGATAATGGACGGATTTTGTCATCTGCAATTGGACCGAGGGATATGGTCGTCATTTTGTTTTGGCGCAGGAAGTGGTACAAAGTCACTGAATTTTGGTCGTTTGTTCGGACGTTGCAAATTGGGATCGAGTAACCGAAACCTATTGCTTTCGGGGGGTCAGCCCCGTTCATGGTGTCGAATGATAACTACGGcactgagttttttttttatgttaacacTAATAAACTAACAACTACAACTTTAAGGAGTTGCGGTAACTGAATCAGCTAGACTATCGTAGTCGATCGCAAAGAGGAAGAGAACGCGTGAAAAGGCCACGGGACGTGTTTATACGGTGGTTGCCCACTTTGAACTGAAATAAGATATTATTAAATAGGATTATAAGTGGTAGAATCAACAATTGATTTAATCAACCTTTGTTATACATATACGCAATTCGATTTCCGGAAAGAAGGCATTGATCGAGCCATTATAAAAGTCCACATAGTTGTGTAGAAAGTTTACGGGCTTAGCGATGCGTTGTAAGGGCCGTTGAATACATAGTTCTTGGtaaaactatcaactagtaataagtaaacatactagttagtataaatagaagtagaaacatgtaataagttagtcttaagagttttaataaaagtacacatttcggtgcagctcaaaatatattcttttgactcatttttactttatgtaaaaattaactcgcgcgtcgaaggatttggggaatttttttttttaggttggttgtactgtcagtcacatttatgtcaaatttcatttcattcgtgtcgttttgtgagctgctaaaagtgagtttttcgttgtTTGCGttatcgaaatttgttgagcaacgaatttgcattaaattttgtttacggaatcaattttctgctgcggatacgttgaggatggtgcagaaagcctttggtgatgaggctatgtctaaaaaaaatgtttacaaggggtatagtgagttccaagccggccgtgaacttgtcgaagacgaagagcgtccagggcgaccatcaacctcaaccgacgaagctcacgttcaacaaatcgaagatttggtgttgaaaacccgtcgattaacaattagagaccttgctgatgaagttggcatatcgaaaagctcagccaataccattttgaaggatgttttgggcctcaagcgcgccaaatctcgactggtaccgaaaacattgaattttttggaaaaaaggcgtcgcgttgaagtgtgtgaaacggtgctttccgactaccagggtgtcatgaaacgcattataactggcgatgagacttggatctatgcttacgaccccgaaacaaccgatcaatcgagcgaatatcgtgccaaaagagagctgagaaagtcgctcaaaaatcaaggtcatgttgactgttttcttcaattatcgtggtgttgtgcattataagttccttccaaccggtcaaacagtcaacaaggaatattatttgaacgttatgcgtcgtttgcgtaaagctatccgcctaaaaaggctggaattgtggaaagacaattcttggtttttacaccacgataatgcaccatcccatactgccctcgtaattcgtgatcatttcgccaaaaactcaacccatatcgttccgtaaccaccgtattcacctgatctggagccgtgcgacttctggctgttcaccaagctccggggacaccgtttttatacgatacaggagattcaagccgcagcgaagacggaactgaaggtcatcccggaaagtgactacaaccagtgtttcgaagattggaaaatccgttggcataggtgcattgcatcgggagggtattactttgaaggggatgaaattgatttggaagaataaataaagaattttcaaaataaatacaatgtcaccttattttttgggcacagtatatgatggttttcttttttttttgtacaattattatttttttttaattgatccCAATaagttttatatgaaaatttgatttttttggcaGGATTTTTTTTGGCATGAGTAATTTGCTGCCCCAGTTAACCGTGCAAAAAGGAGATCAAGTGTATATGCTGTGGCCGAGGCCAAATTGGGAAAAATTGGTGGAAAATTTTCGACTTTTCTCTTCCATCTCACTTTGATACATTATTTgttagtttttatactctcgcaacaaagttgctaaggagagtattatagttttgttcacataacggttgtttgtaagtcctaaaactaaaagagtcagatatagggttatatataccaaagtgatcagggtgacgagtagagttgaaatccggatgtctgtctgtccgtccgtccgtccgtccgtcagtccgtcggtccgtgcaagctgtaacttgagtaaaaattgagatatcatggcacgtatttcttggctccataagaaggttaagttggaagatgggcaaaatcggcccactgccacacccacaaaatggcgaaaaccgaaaacctataaagtgtcattactaagccataaataaagatattaaagtgaaatttggcataaaggatcgcattagggaggggcatatttggacatattttttttggaaaagtgggcgtggccccatcccctactaagttttttgtacatatctcggaaactactatagctatgtcaaccaaactctatagagtcgtttctttcaggcatttccatatacagttcaaaaatggaagaaatcggataatagccacgcccacctcccatacaaaggttatgttgaaaatcactaaaagtgcgttaaccgactaacaaaaaatgtcagaaacactaaattttacggaagaaatggcagaaggaagctgcaaccAGGCTTGTGgtgcccacttatggaccaaaaccatatctcagaaactactctaccgatttcaatgaaattcggtaggtatataatattttcttaacaccctgatgacatgtacgaaatatgggtgaaatcggtttacaaccacgctttcttccaatataatgctattttgaattccatctgatgccttttctgtataatactcgtatatatgtacattagaaaccaatgatgatagcggaataaaactttaacacaaatacggtatttgaaaaaatgtaaatgacggataatgaaatctcgattaccactttatcatgcgagggtataaaatgttcggtgacacacgaacttagcccttccttacttgttatatatattttttaagccgTTGTTAGTAAGATtccataaattattataaaaaaaaaataatttacaattgaTATTGCTTAGAAATGTATGCGGTTCAAGAAAAATCGCACATGCATTCGCGGTGAATTCCAAtaacaaaactttaatactAGTTACACTCTCCAAATATTTTCCCTCATCGGTTAAAAATATCAGCGAAAACCATGGTATTCCTCAGCATAAAAAGTACATCTCTGCGAATTTGTGTGATAGCGGGATCTTTTAAcaacacttaccgatccaaacggggttagttAGATCGCCGAAcctgcgtagaaccggctgtcgtgggaattgtaATTGCTGGATCTTTTATTTGAAGGCGGTAATACATGCAGATTCTGGAAAGTTTCATGCACCCCCAACTACATATATGAGAGCCTACAACCTTTTAACATTCCGAAGGAGTTAAGTTTGAACTGTGGTTTTTTGAAGAGCATACATATTGCTTTTCTGAAACCAAACTTCAGAAACTATCTTCTCAGAAACTTACTTCTAACACTCACAGAAGTAATTAATGGTTTCCACATCTGTCTACCTTCAACGGCCCATTCATCGTTTGAGGATTGACGAGATTTGCCtcagattttttgaaacccattTAAACGTCTGGGCTGTGCTTGTGGTAGAACTTCGGGTATGACAGATTccttttcttctaaattttctGTCGctttgaccggataaaaatgATAACTGAGTCCGCTCCAGTTACTTGGACCAGATAGTCGTGGGAACGAAAGGCGCTATCATATTATTCTTATGTGTCCTCTTCATCATCGGACATAATCTCAATCTCGCTATTCACGAACAGATTTTAAATCTGCTGCTCTGAAAATTTACTTGCCATTGTACTAATACATTACAAATGTGCAGCAGTCGAgacgtttaaaaaaatttcaggaTAAAATGTATTCAAATAAGCTTATTGGTAAAATGTATACACCAATTTGTTAATCACTTTACAAAACCGCTTTTGGCCTCAACTAACCACACTTATTTTGCTTTAATGTATATTGTCCAAATTTAAGTCAGAATAGAGAGAAAAACAGCTTGATTTTTAgtacaaataatatataccacTGGCTGGATGGTCGTTTATAGAAAACAtactttaaaatatgtacagTAGGCTGGTCATAAGCTCCGAGAAGGtgtttacacaaataaaaaaaaaagcgcaacaaatttcaaaatacataaaattaccACCAGTGATTATaaacttgtatatacatagattatTCACACCGTATTTTAAAGtgtttgcattttttcaataagaCGAAAATTCCTATTATTTCTTGTTATGAATGTGGAAAAGAAAACATATTCTTACCTTTTCTCCACTTTGGTTGCAGCCATTTTGACTTTGACTGTGAGACAATTGGCGTTTTGATGGAGTGCAGCCTACACCGTTGTTGTGggtgttattattgttgctgccgGCAGCAAGATGTTTTGCTGAGCTGCCATTGCGTTTATGGTTGGAGGCTGTTCTGCAGTTGCCCGAGTCTCCCACTTTTAATGTTGGTTCGGTTGGCGATTCAACACCATCAGAAACAGCCGTTACGtgaactgaatttttaaaattgttatttgaaTTACAATCCAAATCCCCCATAGATTTATGGCGTTGTCTTTTTGAACGATTACTATTGTTTTTATTGGTACTTGTTTGTATGGCAAGTATTCCATTATTATTGCCATTATTACAAGTAGTTCCTgcattaatatttgaagctttaGGCTTATCATCGATGTTAATTGtatgttgtttatttttcttactacTATTATTcacatttgtttgcttttggtttatattattttgattgCTTCCACCTAGAGTAGTTGGGGTGGCTACCGTTACTGTTGTCCACAGTGATGTTGGTGAATTCATTGTTTCGGGCGAGATACTTCTGCCACCACCGGAAAATTTACGTCTAGTCTCTATTCCCGAGCGCTTATCATGTACCCACTTTTTAAGCCGTTTAACAAATGGCATTAtcataaaaaatgaattggcGTTTATACCCAATTTGGCTTTTGATATGGCATCATTTTTATTGACCGGTAGCGAGTCGATCGGAAACCAATCACAGCATTTTATCTCATTGCGAGTTCGCGGTGAGAATTGTGTATCAAGTGATACGTTGCGCACTATATACAAGCGTGTATATTGATAATTGAAAACAGCCTCAATGTAGTCATTTGGTACTATTAATTTCGTTATATCGTAGCCAGTCTCTTcatatacctaaatttaagaaaaattaaagtagGTTTAACATCATAATATCtagttttattgtttatattctAAAGATATCAAACTTACTTCTCTTGTGGCACAATGCACCGGATCTTCGTTCTCGTTGACTTTACCTTTCGGAAAGCCCCATgaactttttgcaaaatatgattGCACTAACAGGCAATAGTTGAGATCCTCAGATATTAAGATAGCCCCATATGTGGGAACTGCgagtttataatttttccaatcaTCTAATATTTTATCGATCGACGGTAAATGTTCACGTAGAAATGGAATATGCTATTAAGAAAACAATTTAgccaataatatacataaatttttcaaataaatacctTGAATATCTGTATTGCGAACTGCTTCATACCACATGTTGgtaattttctttttctcaaTTCTTCGCTGTGTGGGTTATCTCCAGATGCAGCGCAAAAGAAATCCAAGTAAAACCAATGCGCTAACTCAATTTGAAAGCAAATGCGAATAAGATTGCTCAATTCCATATCAGgaacattaataataaaacgACTTGCCAAATCATCAAGTATGTCGGACGGAATTTGTAAACCATTCTTGGTGACTATACTAACCACAGAGTTGTTGCTTCTTCCTGGAGTTCCAGTTGAGACTGCCTTCAATATTGAGCTATGGGaattcgttgttgttttttctacaATTAAAGATGTTGGTAGCGGCGTTGATGGTGGTGATTTCGTAAGGTTCGATGCATTTGAACTGTTCTGTcgattttcattaattttggtatttgtatttgttatttttaaagcagCCAGTAAGTCAGTCGTAGTTGTTAAGGGAATTGTAGCCTGCTGACTTTCCAAAGGCAGATTACTGTTATTGCACTGGAGTAATTGAAGTTGACTTTCTTGATTTGCAATTAAATGCCGAACATCAATTTCCTTGTCATTGTTGGTATTCATATTCAGTGCGTTTTTAAGCGTTATCGCCTCTAATGTATGTCGATCGGAGATGTTAAATTGGCaaggaaaaaatatgtaaatttatgatTTAGGACTGACCCCTTGGAAATATATTAGCTATAAAATAATTACCTCTGTCATTACTGAATTTCTtaggtgcttcaaaaaaatttaaaatgctttgACTAACGCCAATGACGCCGTTATTTGCTGtattaatgttgtttttgttcttattaCTTTCCAACAATGTCGCATATCGTCCATCTAACAATTGAAAAGAATGCGTCGAGGACGCCACGACCGTGTTAAAAGCTACTTCCATCACTTGTCCAATATTCTTTATGTTTCTCTTTCTGCTTTAGAGCTTAAGTCCTTACAGACGTTTTATAAATGCTTGTTGAATTCGCGTAAATTGTTGCTAAAAAACTTTTGaggcaacaaaacaaaaaccgtaATTTTCCGATTAGCTTCTCGTCAAAATATCAGCGAGTTCTATTTGTCCCGACGAATACAATTTTGGTAAGAAACGAGTTGAAATGTAACTACGTTTTTCTTTTGAAGTTCAAGAATTGAACAATATTATTTAAACTCCTTAAACACAActtcttttcaatttattatatacactTAGAACGATGTAGCCCAAAAATTATCAAACTTAAACATCCACAACCGAACCACTAGACTGCTTCTTTTGATGGGATATTTcactaatttaaatttgtttttattttctttcaggGCCACTTTTGTGGAGAGCTATCCATAACACAGGGTTGATACGAGTCTTCAAAATGTTTCTTCTCTCCGAGTACGGCAACTCCTTGACACCCTCACATTCCACACTCTCCACAATGCACAATGTACGCACTCTGTCTTAGTGTtggtatatttatacactttctAAATGGCGATTTAGGGAACAATGTTTCTTCTTCGTACCCTTACAAgcttattattactattattttattttagcacagttttatgtatgtacaattaagcttattaatatttttatttcctacTCAATTATCAAACTTTTCCGTTGCAGTAAATTCACTTTTTCAATTGCAGTAAATTCACTTCCCCgttgttttatgttctctggtttaACTGCGTGTCGTAGACTGAAAAAAATAAGCTTCCCAAACTATGATGCCGTTGTAACTGAATTTTTTAACAACGACCAACGTTGCCATCTAAAATACCTACATTGCAtttattaagattttatttgaattaaatgtaAGAATTTACcatgattaaatatttattcaattaaagtagaaatagttagaaaatatttacttatctAGATTTATCTTCATAACTTCAAtcattttttacttcaaaagtTATGTCAgcataaatccaaaaaaatattaatattcggATAAAGATTCAATACCACTATTTATTACGACCAATTTTACagcaattcccacgacagccggttctacgtacCGGAATTGACACGGACTTTATCcgaccccgtttggatcggtgagtgttaatttgtgtttgtcatcattggagcaatgccttgcagcagggttgctccgtatcctcctgactcgtgctggcattgagtccaaatTTTAATGCTGCGTATGCGCAAaaaggctccatccaaactccacctcggtcaggtgtaatATATGCAATGGATGgcgccatcttaagacctgttCAGGCTCACagggagtggaccacgagttacgtggccccatgttgcctacGCAATACTGCGACACCAGCCTCTAGggctgtgcaatctgcacaTTGTTCGCGCGCTGCGCCGCCGCTCACaccgagtggccaacagagaACCTTCACGGTCCCCAGGAGCTCAAACAGGCAACATAGCCCCACTCTGTCTTACGCAAACCGAATGAATGAtgaagcccccaccagagttatgggcacctgtaatagctcgcccgatattaccattgctagtggtggtctgataaataccataacctggcgacctatgctaactctcgcatcagaacatctgcccataattatctcgatcgagaaacctCCCGACTTCGTTTCTGTGGACAACGAAGCTAACTGGGTCGGCTTCAtagaatttactgagagcacctttaacgctctacccattcctacggacgtatgcgttggcgaacgtcgattccgcaaggtgaccgcagcagctaccgctcgcttcatcccggctggaaCAATAGCGGAAATCCACCCGAATTTCCCAGCCAAAGCAGCCattttagctaatgagcgcgacaccttacgccatgccgatcgCGGGGATCCCGcgataagcggacgaaatggatagagcacctgaagtcctgcaacctctccaccggtgtgagtaagctttgggctactgtcaagGCTTTGTCTAATCCGAAGAGACACGACGACCGAGTTGaggttcaattcaatggtcatgcctcttcggacccgaagaagtgcgcgagctactTTAGCCGGCAgtttacactgcacccttcggtagacaaagccaaGAGATGTGTTAaccattggccctgatggaattaacatgctaatgctaaagcatctaggctcaaCGGGAGTAGGctatctcaccaaggtcctcaatctgtcgctgaccactcttcaaatacccgatgtgtggaaagtcggaagagtggtcccactactgaaacctgggaaacacgccaacaaaggggaaacttatcgtccgataactctcctctccccagtagtgaaaacatttgaggccttgctactcccgaccttcactcaccacttGAGCCTAGCTAGCCatagcatggattccgaaaagtgcacagcatcACCACAGCACTTATCGTCATAAACcctcagatagttcgtggcctcagccagaaaccaccctgcgagAGAACGATCCTCCTGGCggtggacttgtcaaaagcttttgacacagtcaaccacacaacgctatTGCAGGACATTGAGAAAACCACGTTTCCTCCAGGgttaaagaggtggaccatgaactacctgaacGGTCGTCAATCATCCCTACTATTTCGAGGAGAAACATccaaactgagaagaattaaacagggggttctgCAGgatggtgtcctctccccgctacTGCTTAATttttacatctcgaaactcccgcagccaccagagggggtttccataacctcgtacgcagatGTTTGtacgatattgacgtcgggcaatggaatcgatggcatgtgttcgaaggtaaacagctacctctccgacctttctcgtttccacATTGCACGGAACCTCgcactttcccccaccaaatccacagcgaccatttttacgaacgggacgaaggagtatagacttgagcttaatattgAAGTCGATGGCGTGAAAATTCCGACTGTAAATAACCATAAaattttaggtgtaactttcgatagtc from Bactrocera tryoni isolate S06 chromosome 5, CSIRO_BtryS06_freeze2, whole genome shotgun sequence includes these protein-coding regions:
- the LOC120776623 gene encoding mRNA decapping complex subunit 2; this translates as MEVAFNTVVASSTHSFQLLDGRYATLLESNKNKNNINTANNGVIGVSQSILNFFEAPKKFSNDREAITLKNALNMNTNNDKEIDVRHLIANQESQLQLLQCNNSNLPLESQQATIPLTTTTDLLAALKITNTNTKINENRQNSSNASNLTKSPPSTPLPTSLIVEKTTTNSHSSILKAVSTGTPGRSNNSVVSIVTKNGLQIPSDILDDLASRFIINVPDMELSNLIRICFQIELAHWFYLDFFCAASGDNPHSEELRKRKLPTCGMKQFAIQIFKHIPFLREHLPSIDKILDDWKNYKLAVPTYGAILISEDLNYCLLVQSYFAKSSWGFPKGKVNENEDPVHCATREVYEETGYDITKLIVPNDYIEAVFNYQYTRLYIVRNVSLDTQFSPRTRNEIKCCDWFPIDSLPVNKNDAISKAKLGINANSFFMIMPFVKRLKKWVHDKRSGIETRRKFSGGGRSISPETMNSPTSLWTTVTVATPTTLGGSNQNNINQKQTNVNNSSKKNKQHTINIDDKPKASNINAGTTCNNGNNNGILAIQTSTNKNNSNRSKRQRHKSMGDLDCNSNNNFKNSVHVTAVSDGVESPTEPTLKVGDSGNCRTASNHKRNGSSAKHLAAGSNNNNTHNNGVGCTPSKRQLSHSQSQNGCNQSGEKIVSSFDLIRKERQQQLKAAAQAEKAAKAQKQQQQQQQQQSNASCNNSGRVRAKSQGDKMCVQNTNKTNTNNNGGNNKHRVQKQISMSIVNSNATANNDNNKSNRNNNVTHNTATHNTRVATSPTSSASSSGAELLAFAAKSSAAPSMSATTNSAQKPRPASVSSHFVTSPNSVASGTNLRILNRSTSYQPLTEQQELQTKTKQAEVENNEVPRQQQAQLKFTPSFNSWTNFSFTKNFIANIFC